The following proteins come from a genomic window of Microbacterium lemovicicum:
- a CDS encoding M50 family metallopeptidase has protein sequence MTVLAFVIGIVLLVVGLAVSIALHEIGHLVPAKKFGVHVGQYMVGFGPTLFSRTVGETQYGIKAFPLGGYISMSGMYPPSPAEREAQAAGTAAPAARASGRFFAAMVQDARLANEETLIAGRDRVFYLLPVWKRVVIMLGGPLMNLLLAIVLFAILFSGIGVQTASTTVASITQCVLPADTTQTACEPGDPATPAAEAGFAPGDTIRSIDGTAVSTFDETSAIIQANPGRALDVVITRDGADQTLTLTPVLAERPVYDENDNPVTDAAGTPVTQDVGFAGIGPASVLTPQPIWAGPQAAVENVGAVFGIIAQLPVKVYQTAESLFTGADRDPNGPLSVVGVGVIAGDVAASESPILNRVAGFLGLLASLNIALFAFNLIPLLPLDGGHVVVALWGGLKNVWAKLRHRPPPPPVDATRLVPLTFIVVILLVVMGGILIVADLINPVSIFGP, from the coding sequence GTGACCGTCCTCGCCTTCGTGATCGGCATCGTCCTCCTGGTCGTGGGGCTCGCGGTGTCCATCGCGCTGCACGAGATCGGCCACCTCGTGCCGGCCAAGAAGTTCGGCGTGCACGTGGGCCAGTACATGGTCGGCTTCGGTCCGACGCTCTTCTCGCGCACCGTCGGCGAGACCCAGTACGGCATCAAGGCGTTCCCGCTCGGCGGCTACATCTCCATGTCGGGCATGTACCCGCCGTCCCCCGCGGAGCGCGAGGCGCAGGCAGCGGGCACCGCCGCCCCCGCCGCTCGTGCCTCCGGGCGCTTCTTCGCCGCCATGGTGCAGGACGCGCGTCTGGCCAACGAGGAGACGCTGATCGCCGGGCGCGACCGCGTCTTCTACCTGCTGCCGGTCTGGAAGCGCGTCGTCATCATGCTCGGCGGGCCGCTGATGAACCTCCTGCTCGCCATCGTGCTGTTCGCCATCCTGTTCAGTGGCATCGGCGTGCAGACCGCCTCGACCACCGTCGCCTCCATCACCCAGTGCGTCCTGCCGGCCGACACGACCCAGACCGCGTGCGAGCCCGGCGACCCGGCGACGCCGGCCGCCGAGGCGGGGTTCGCGCCGGGCGACACGATCCGGTCGATCGACGGCACGGCGGTCTCGACGTTCGACGAGACGTCCGCCATCATCCAGGCGAACCCCGGCCGTGCGCTGGACGTCGTGATCACGCGCGACGGCGCCGACCAGACCCTGACCCTCACCCCCGTGCTCGCCGAGCGTCCCGTCTACGACGAGAACGACAACCCCGTGACGGATGCCGCGGGCACGCCCGTCACGCAGGACGTCGGCTTCGCCGGGATCGGTCCCGCCTCCGTGCTGACGCCGCAGCCGATCTGGGCGGGGCCGCAGGCCGCGGTCGAGAACGTCGGCGCGGTGTTCGGCATCATCGCGCAGCTGCCGGTGAAGGTCTACCAGACCGCTGAATCCCTGTTCACGGGGGCGGACCGCGATCCGAACGGTCCGCTCAGCGTCGTGGGCGTGGGCGTCATCGCGGGCGACGTCGCGGCGTCGGAGTCTCCCATCCTCAACCGCGTGGCGGGGTTCCTCGGTCTCCTGGCGTCGCTCAACATCGCGCTGTTCGCCTTCAACCTCATCCCGCTGCTGCCGCTGGACGGCGGTCATGTGGTCGTGGCGCTCTGGGGCGGCCTCAAGAACGTGTGGGCGAAGCTGCGCCACCGGCCGCCGCCGCCTCCGGTCGACGCGACCCGCCTCGTGCCGCTCACTTTCATCGTGGTCATCCTGCTGGTGGTGATGGGCGGCATCCTGATCGTCGCCGACCTGATCAACCCGGTGTCGATCTTCGGACCGTAG
- a CDS encoding anthranilate synthase family protein, whose protein sequence is MPGPAPRALSDLAARGIPFALLARDGRTVEVLTGDVVDVELLADIPLTDAAGTPREVLALVPFRQVRERGFVCHDDGAPLRCLVVDAHDSLPLEDALVQLPSAPVPLRGAGFDIDDEDYAQIVRTVIAEEIGRGEGANFVIRRDFTAGVEGDPATVALTWFRALLEHEKGAYWTFAVVTPGHVAVGASPEAHVSARVDREQSGAADAAASAVVTMNPISGTFRHPAGGATAATLTEFLQSTKETEELFMVVDEELKMMSAVCADGGRITGPHLKEMSRLTHTEYVLRGNSRMDPRDILRETMFAPTVTGSPMQNACTVISRHERTPRGYYSGVAALFTPTGDGRTHDLDAPILIRTAYLQDGMLRVPVGATLVRHSDPYGEVGETHGKAAGVLGAIGAIARDTPTAGPADADPDRPADMRRPLAEDPDIAALLESRNARLAAFWLNPQGGTEPGPLHGRTALVVDAEDRFTTMLAHQLRHLGLDVSIAPWTAVTDEDLDAAELVVSGPGPGDPRDPESPRMRRMREVVRQRLSAHRPLLAVCLSHQILADALGVELAPLDAPHQGLQRTVDVFGSDASIGFYNTFTARVPAGTTRVGVAEIAADAHSGDVYALRGPAFASVQGHLESILSRDGMATLERLVTQALTPTA, encoded by the coding sequence ATGCCCGGCCCCGCTCCCCGTGCACTCTCCGACCTGGCCGCGCGCGGCATCCCGTTCGCCCTGCTCGCCCGCGACGGCCGCACCGTGGAGGTCCTCACCGGCGATGTGGTGGACGTCGAGCTGCTGGCCGACATCCCGCTGACGGATGCCGCGGGCACCCCCCGCGAGGTGCTCGCCCTGGTTCCGTTCCGGCAGGTGCGGGAACGCGGCTTCGTGTGCCATGACGACGGTGCGCCCCTGCGGTGCCTCGTCGTCGACGCGCACGACTCGCTGCCCCTGGAGGATGCCCTCGTCCAGCTGCCCTCCGCCCCGGTCCCGCTGCGCGGCGCGGGGTTCGACATCGACGACGAGGACTACGCGCAGATCGTGCGCACCGTCATCGCCGAGGAGATCGGACGAGGCGAGGGCGCGAACTTCGTCATCCGCCGCGACTTCACCGCGGGCGTCGAAGGCGACCCCGCCACCGTCGCCCTGACGTGGTTCCGCGCACTCCTCGAGCACGAGAAGGGTGCGTACTGGACCTTCGCCGTCGTGACCCCCGGGCACGTCGCCGTCGGCGCCAGCCCCGAGGCGCACGTGAGCGCGCGCGTCGACCGCGAGCAGTCAGGCGCGGCGGATGCCGCGGCATCCGCCGTCGTCACCATGAACCCCATCTCCGGCACCTTCCGGCACCCCGCCGGCGGGGCGACCGCGGCCACGCTGACGGAGTTCCTCCAGTCGACGAAGGAGACCGAGGAGCTGTTCATGGTCGTCGACGAGGAGCTCAAGATGATGAGCGCCGTCTGCGCCGACGGCGGCCGCATCACCGGGCCGCATCTCAAGGAGATGTCGCGACTGACCCATACGGAGTACGTGCTGCGCGGCAACAGCCGCATGGATCCGCGCGACATCCTCCGCGAGACGATGTTCGCCCCCACCGTCACCGGCTCGCCGATGCAGAACGCGTGCACGGTGATCTCCCGTCACGAGCGCACGCCGCGCGGCTACTACTCCGGGGTCGCGGCGCTGTTCACGCCCACCGGCGACGGCCGCACCCACGACCTCGATGCTCCGATCCTCATCCGCACCGCGTATCTGCAGGACGGGATGCTGCGGGTCCCGGTCGGCGCGACGCTCGTGCGCCACTCCGACCCCTACGGCGAGGTCGGCGAGACGCACGGGAAGGCGGCGGGCGTGCTCGGCGCGATCGGCGCGATCGCACGGGACACCCCGACGGCCGGCCCGGCCGACGCCGACCCCGACCGCCCTGCCGACATGCGCCGGCCGCTGGCGGAGGACCCCGACATCGCCGCGCTGCTCGAGTCGCGCAACGCCCGCCTCGCCGCCTTCTGGCTGAACCCGCAGGGCGGGACGGAGCCGGGGCCGCTGCACGGCCGCACCGCGCTGGTCGTCGACGCCGAGGACCGTTTCACCACGATGCTCGCCCACCAGCTGCGCCACCTGGGGCTCGACGTGTCGATCGCGCCGTGGACCGCCGTGACCGATGAGGATCTGGATGCGGCCGAGCTGGTCGTGTCGGGCCCCGGGCCCGGTGACCCCCGCGACCCGGAGAGCCCGCGCATGCGACGCATGCGGGAGGTCGTGCGACAGCGCCTGTCCGCGCATCGCCCGCTGCTGGCCGTGTGCCTCAGCCATCAGATCCTCGCGGATGCCCTGGGGGTGGAGCTCGCTCCGCTCGACGCCCCGCACCAGGGACTGCAGCGCACGGTGGACGTCTTCGGCAGCGACGCCTCGATCGGCTTCTACAACACCTTCACCGCGCGGGTGCCGGCCGGCACCACCCGCGTCGGCGTCGCCGAGATCGCCGCCGATGCGCACTCGGGAGACGTGTACGCCCTCCGGGGTCCGGCGTTCGCGTCGGTGCAGGGACACCTGGAGTCGATCCTGTCGCGCGACGGCATGGCGACCCTGGAGCGGCTGGTCACGCAGGCGCTGACCCCGACGGCCTGA
- a CDS encoding MFS transporter, protein MTSAENARSRTADPTPASGDTAASGLKRIVAASMIGTVVEWYEFFLYATAASLVFGTVFFPNAGSQLDGIIAAFLTYAVGFIARPLGGIVFGQIGDRLGRKHTLQVTIIMIGVATFLIGCLPGFGTIGYWAPALLVALRFIQGFALGGEWGGAVLLVAEQSPDRSRAFWASWPQAAVPVGNLLATLVLLTMSAILPAAQFLEWGWRVAFWLSAVIVLVGYYIRKHVSEAPIFLEARAQVESEKAVSYGVFEVVRRYPTGVLKAMGLRFAENILYYIIVSFTIVYLTTVHKYDTSQLLLALLIAHAVHFVVIPQVGRLCDRIGRKPVYLAGAVLGATWAFFAFPMFDTLNPVLIVLAVTVGLCFHALMYAGQPAIMAELFPTRMRYSGVSLGYQVTSIVAGSLAPIIATALLQRFQSWLPVALYIVAACVITLIAVLTLRETKGLSLRAVDDADAARFDLPTGRAARA, encoded by the coding sequence ATGACTTCCGCCGAGAACGCGCGCTCGCGCACCGCCGATCCGACCCCCGCCTCCGGCGACACCGCAGCCTCCGGTCTGAAGCGCATCGTCGCAGCCTCGATGATCGGGACCGTGGTCGAGTGGTACGAATTCTTCCTCTACGCCACTGCCGCGAGCCTCGTCTTCGGCACCGTCTTCTTCCCGAACGCGGGAAGCCAGCTCGACGGCATCATCGCCGCCTTCCTGACGTACGCGGTGGGCTTCATCGCTCGTCCGCTCGGCGGCATCGTGTTCGGACAGATCGGCGATCGCCTGGGCCGCAAGCACACGCTCCAGGTCACGATCATCATGATCGGCGTCGCGACGTTCCTCATCGGCTGCCTGCCGGGCTTCGGCACGATCGGCTACTGGGCGCCCGCGCTCCTGGTCGCGCTCCGCTTCATCCAGGGCTTCGCGCTGGGCGGCGAGTGGGGCGGCGCGGTGCTGCTGGTCGCCGAGCAGAGCCCTGATCGGTCGCGTGCCTTCTGGGCGAGCTGGCCGCAGGCGGCCGTTCCCGTCGGCAATCTGCTCGCGACCCTCGTGCTGCTGACGATGTCGGCCATCCTCCCCGCGGCGCAGTTCCTCGAGTGGGGCTGGCGCGTCGCCTTCTGGCTCTCGGCCGTGATCGTGCTCGTGGGCTACTACATCCGGAAGCACGTCAGCGAGGCGCCCATCTTCCTCGAGGCGCGCGCCCAGGTGGAGTCCGAGAAGGCCGTCAGCTACGGCGTGTTCGAGGTCGTGCGCCGCTACCCGACGGGCGTTCTGAAGGCCATGGGCCTGCGCTTCGCGGAGAACATCCTGTACTACATCATCGTCAGCTTCACGATCGTGTACCTGACGACGGTCCACAAATACGACACGAGCCAGCTGCTGCTCGCCCTGCTGATCGCGCACGCCGTGCACTTCGTCGTGATCCCGCAGGTCGGACGCCTGTGCGACCGCATCGGACGCAAGCCGGTCTACCTCGCCGGCGCCGTGCTGGGCGCCACCTGGGCCTTCTTCGCCTTCCCGATGTTCGACACCCTAAACCCGGTGCTCATCGTGCTGGCCGTGACCGTCGGCCTCTGCTTCCACGCCCTGATGTACGCCGGACAGCCCGCGATCATGGCCGAGCTCTTCCCGACCCGCATGCGCTACTCGGGCGTCTCACTGGGCTACCAGGTGACCTCGATCGTCGCCGGCTCGCTCGCGCCGATCATCGCGACCGCACTGCTGCAGCGCTTCCAGTCGTGGCTGCCGGTGGCGCTCTACATCGTCGCCGCCTGCGTGATCACACTGATCGCGGTGCTGACGCTGCGCGAGACGAAGGGCCTCTCGCTGCGCGCCGTCGATGACGCCGATGCTGCGCGCTTCGATCTGCCGACCGGCCGGGCAGCGCGCGCATGA
- a CDS encoding LysR family transcriptional regulator, translating into MNPDPQDLLVLLAVSRSGRYTTAATTLGLNHTTVARRISALETALGGRVLARTIGGWELSDLGRRAVQAAEGVESAVRLLQSPDAATAVTGVVRLSATDGFSAYVAAPAVAALQRDHPALQVEIVTVTRRALQQRSGLDIEVVVGRPQVHRAEAFHLADYTLGMYASRDYLDAHGAPADLGELAQHPLVYFIDSMLLVDDLDAPRRLVPTMRDSLTSTNVFVHVEATRAGAGIGLLPCFVADRHPDLVRILPGVVDEHLPYWMVLRPESLTRPAVAAVVEALRRRLADMADQLEGAPGR; encoded by the coding sequence GTGAACCCCGATCCGCAGGACCTCCTCGTGCTCCTCGCCGTGTCCCGGAGCGGGCGGTACACGACGGCCGCAACGACGCTGGGCCTCAACCACACGACGGTGGCGCGCCGCATCTCCGCGCTCGAGACCGCACTCGGAGGCCGCGTGCTCGCGCGCACGATCGGCGGCTGGGAGCTGTCCGACCTCGGGCGGCGCGCGGTGCAGGCCGCGGAGGGTGTCGAGTCCGCGGTCCGTCTCCTGCAGTCGCCGGATGCTGCGACCGCCGTCACCGGAGTGGTGCGGCTGTCGGCGACCGACGGCTTCAGCGCATATGTCGCCGCTCCCGCCGTCGCCGCCCTGCAGCGCGACCATCCCGCGCTGCAGGTGGAGATCGTCACCGTCACCCGGCGCGCGCTGCAGCAGCGCTCGGGGCTGGACATCGAGGTCGTCGTCGGCCGCCCGCAGGTGCACCGGGCGGAGGCCTTCCACCTGGCCGACTACACCCTGGGCATGTACGCGTCCCGCGACTACCTCGACGCCCACGGCGCGCCCGCCGACCTCGGAGAGCTGGCGCAGCATCCGCTCGTGTACTTCATCGACTCGATGCTCCTGGTGGACGACCTCGACGCGCCGCGGCGGCTCGTGCCGACGATGCGCGACTCGCTCACCTCGACGAACGTGTTCGTGCATGTGGAGGCCACCCGCGCGGGCGCCGGGATCGGACTGCTGCCCTGCTTCGTGGCCGACCGTCACCCCGACCTCGTGCGCATCCTTCCCGGAGTCGTCGACGAGCACCTCCCCTACTGGATGGTGCTCCGACCGGAATCGCTGACGCGTCCGGCGGTCGCCGCCGTGGTCGAGGCGCTGCGCCGCCGCCTCGCCGACATGGCCGATCAGCTCGAGGGTGCGCCCGGGCGCTGA
- a CDS encoding 3-hydroxybutyrate dehydrogenase has translation MTSEDLTGRRALVTGGGAGIGAAIARELASRGATVVVADLDAEAAGAVAAEIGGEAWVVDLSARDQVESDEFAARVAGTDILVNNAGVQRIAAIEDFDPEAFRFILRLMVEAPFLLVRAALPGMYERGFGRIVNISSVHGLRASPYKSAYVVAKHGLEGLSKATALEGGEHGVTSNCVNPGYVRTALVEKQVADQAARRGIDESEVLEKVFLTESAIKRLVEPEEVASLVGWLTTDAAAMVTGASYTMDGGWSAR, from the coding sequence ATGACCTCCGAGGATCTGACGGGCCGCCGCGCGCTGGTGACCGGCGGTGGAGCGGGCATCGGCGCCGCCATCGCGCGCGAGCTGGCGTCGCGAGGGGCGACGGTGGTGGTGGCCGATCTCGATGCGGAGGCGGCCGGCGCCGTTGCGGCCGAGATCGGCGGCGAGGCATGGGTGGTCGACCTCTCGGCCCGCGACCAGGTCGAGTCGGACGAGTTCGCCGCCCGGGTGGCGGGCACCGACATCCTGGTCAACAACGCCGGCGTGCAGCGCATCGCCGCCATCGAGGACTTCGACCCCGAGGCGTTCCGCTTCATCCTGCGTCTCATGGTCGAAGCGCCCTTCCTCCTCGTCCGCGCGGCGCTGCCGGGCATGTACGAGCGCGGCTTCGGCCGGATCGTGAACATCTCCTCGGTGCACGGCCTGCGGGCCTCGCCCTACAAAAGCGCCTATGTCGTCGCCAAGCACGGCCTCGAAGGCCTGTCCAAGGCGACCGCGCTGGAGGGTGGAGAGCACGGTGTCACCAGCAACTGCGTGAACCCGGGCTACGTGCGCACGGCGCTGGTCGAGAAGCAGGTAGCCGACCAGGCGGCCCGCCGCGGCATCGACGAGTCGGAGGTGCTCGAGAAGGTCTTCCTCACCGAGAGCGCGATCAAGCGCCTCGTCGAGCCGGAGGAGGTCGCCTCGCTCGTCGGCTGGCTGACGACGGATGCTGCGGCCATGGTCACCGGCGCCAGCTACACCATGGACGGCGGCTGGTCGGCGCGCTGA
- a CDS encoding YciI family protein — protein sequence MKYVIMFTSDPALDAQTPPEAISEEYAAVYRWFQQHDDQISDGGAELQPVETATTVRHGGDGVVVVDGPFSEAKEVIGGFSVLDVPDLDAAIAVVREWPMLRRPGTSVEIRPMVTDYSQFES from the coding sequence ATGAAGTACGTCATCATGTTCACCTCCGACCCCGCGCTCGACGCGCAGACGCCCCCGGAGGCGATCAGCGAGGAGTATGCCGCCGTCTACCGGTGGTTCCAGCAGCACGACGACCAGATCAGCGACGGGGGCGCCGAGCTCCAGCCCGTCGAGACCGCCACGACGGTGCGCCACGGCGGCGACGGCGTCGTGGTCGTCGACGGCCCGTTCTCCGAGGCGAAGGAGGTCATCGGCGGCTTCAGCGTGCTGGACGTGCCCGATCTCGACGCCGCCATCGCGGTCGTCCGGGAGTGGCCCATGCTCCGCCGCCCCGGCACGTCCGTGGAGATCCGCCCCATGGTGACCGACTACTCGCAGTTCGAGTCGTGA
- a CDS encoding RNA polymerase sigma factor: protein MTGDAAGRAGEDDRPAASDALLARTVREEAARLVATLTASFRSFDIAEEAVAAAVEEAVRAWRVRGVPPNPGAWLSRAARNNALDRIRREQRLRTRLPLLAAPEATMPDESDPAVDERLPLLFGCCHPALSPDAQLALTLRAVCGLTTRQVARATFSTEPAVAQRIVRAKRKMAASGIPLRIPDASGFPPRLDIALAVVAAMYSEAHLRSGADAAADRDIADDAVWLSGVIVGALPAEPEARGLRALLLLHSARESARAADGELVLLEDQDRTRWDAALIDEAGRELDRAAARRRPGRWQLHAAIAACHADAASSAETDWPQILALYDLLLRHDGSAVVRLNRAVALSRVGAPRAALEEVDGLRERLGGSHLWHAVRAALLRDLGRGEEALAADLTALELTANDAERRLLARRVEQGR, encoded by the coding sequence GTGACGGGGGATGCCGCGGGCCGTGCGGGCGAGGACGACCGGCCCGCGGCATCCGATGCGCTCCTCGCCCGCACGGTGCGGGAGGAGGCGGCGCGCCTCGTCGCGACGCTGACGGCGTCGTTCCGGAGCTTCGACATCGCGGAGGAAGCGGTCGCGGCGGCCGTCGAAGAGGCCGTGCGGGCCTGGCGTGTGCGCGGCGTCCCGCCGAACCCGGGCGCCTGGCTGTCACGCGCGGCGCGAAACAACGCGCTCGACCGCATCCGCCGCGAACAGCGCCTGCGCACGCGGCTGCCCCTGCTGGCCGCGCCGGAGGCGACGATGCCGGACGAATCCGATCCCGCGGTCGACGAGCGCCTGCCGCTGCTGTTCGGATGCTGCCACCCGGCCCTCTCGCCCGACGCGCAGCTGGCCCTGACCCTCCGCGCGGTGTGCGGGCTGACCACGCGCCAGGTCGCACGGGCGACTTTCAGCACCGAGCCCGCCGTCGCTCAGCGCATCGTGCGGGCGAAGCGGAAGATGGCGGCCTCGGGCATCCCCCTGCGGATCCCCGACGCGAGCGGCTTCCCGCCGCGCCTGGACATCGCGCTGGCGGTCGTGGCGGCGATGTACAGCGAGGCGCACCTCCGCAGCGGCGCGGATGCCGCGGCCGACCGCGACATCGCGGACGACGCCGTCTGGCTCTCGGGCGTGATCGTCGGCGCCCTGCCCGCCGAACCTGAGGCCCGCGGGCTGCGGGCGCTGCTCCTCCTGCACTCCGCCCGCGAGTCGGCGCGCGCCGCCGACGGCGAGCTCGTGCTCCTGGAGGATCAGGACCGCACGAGGTGGGATGCCGCGCTGATCGACGAGGCGGGCCGGGAGCTCGACCGCGCGGCCGCGCGGCGTCGGCCGGGGCGGTGGCAGCTGCACGCCGCCATCGCCGCGTGCCATGCGGATGCCGCGAGCTCGGCCGAGACGGATTGGCCGCAGATCCTCGCGCTCTACGACCTGCTGCTGCGCCACGACGGGTCGGCGGTGGTGCGGCTGAACCGCGCGGTGGCGCTGTCGCGGGTGGGCGCGCCGCGCGCGGCCCTCGAGGAGGTCGACGGCCTGCGCGAGAGGCTCGGCGGGTCGCACCTCTGGCACGCGGTGCGGGCGGCGCTGCTGCGCGACCTCGGCCGCGGGGAGGAGGCGCTGGCCGCCGACCTGACGGCGCTGGAGCTCACCGCCAACGATGCCGAGCGACGGCTGCTCGCACGACGGGTCGAGCAGGGGCGCTGA
- a CDS encoding RNB domain-containing ribonuclease — translation MPSRRPRLVRRDSAGELSAALAQLRAELDLPTAFNAEVLAEAEAAARTVPVDPAAAGVDDLRDIEFLTIDPEGSLDLDQALHLERTPTGAVLHYAIADVPAFVQPGGAVDAEARRRGQTIYAADGRIPLHPAVLSEDAASLLPDQDRRAFVWRFELDEQARPVATTLRRGVVRSRARWSYIDAQAAIDAGTGPASLVALAWFGPLRSAREAERGGASLNIPETRVVSDDGHYRLEREVSLAVEEYNAQVSLLTGMAAAEIMLRGRVGILRTMPAADPDDVAAFREQTVALGVPWREGVSYGDYLRGLDRSQVVTAAIMDAAASLFRGAGYVAFDGEPPADPLQSAIGAPYAHTTAPLRRLVDRWSLVICEALANDRPVPPWARTSLSELPKIMGRSDGVAGRLDSGTVDRIEAAVLAVRVGESFDAVVLGVRGDGARVQIAEPPVSAKVAGLTAPAGATVRLRLESVDIASGTIVLTP, via the coding sequence GTGCCCTCCCGCCGCCCCCGTCTCGTCCGCCGCGACTCCGCCGGGGAGCTGAGCGCCGCCCTCGCGCAGCTGCGCGCCGAGCTCGATCTGCCCACTGCCTTCAACGCCGAGGTGCTGGCCGAGGCCGAGGCGGCCGCTCGCACCGTCCCGGTGGATCCCGCCGCCGCGGGAGTCGATGACCTGCGCGACATCGAGTTCCTGACGATCGATCCGGAGGGCTCCCTCGACCTCGATCAGGCACTGCACCTCGAGCGCACCCCCACCGGCGCGGTGCTGCACTACGCGATCGCCGACGTCCCCGCCTTCGTGCAGCCCGGAGGTGCCGTCGACGCGGAGGCCCGGCGCCGGGGGCAGACGATCTACGCCGCCGACGGACGCATCCCCCTGCATCCCGCCGTGCTCAGCGAGGACGCGGCATCGCTGCTGCCCGATCAGGACCGTCGCGCCTTCGTCTGGCGCTTCGAGCTCGACGAGCAGGCGCGACCCGTCGCCACCACGCTGCGCCGCGGGGTGGTGCGCTCGCGCGCCCGCTGGAGCTACATCGATGCGCAGGCGGCGATCGATGCGGGGACGGGACCGGCGAGCCTCGTCGCGCTCGCGTGGTTCGGACCGCTCCGCTCCGCCCGTGAAGCCGAGCGCGGCGGTGCGAGCCTCAACATCCCCGAGACGCGCGTGGTGTCCGACGACGGGCACTACCGCCTGGAGCGCGAGGTGTCGCTCGCCGTCGAGGAGTACAACGCGCAGGTCTCGCTGCTGACCGGCATGGCCGCGGCGGAGATCATGCTGCGCGGGCGGGTCGGCATCCTCCGCACCATGCCCGCCGCCGACCCCGACGACGTCGCCGCGTTCCGCGAGCAGACCGTGGCGCTCGGCGTCCCGTGGCGCGAGGGCGTGTCGTACGGCGACTACCTGCGCGGACTCGACCGTTCGCAGGTGGTGACGGCGGCGATCATGGATGCCGCGGCCTCCCTCTTCCGGGGAGCCGGCTACGTCGCCTTCGACGGGGAGCCGCCCGCCGATCCGCTGCAGTCCGCGATCGGCGCGCCGTACGCGCACACGACCGCGCCGCTGCGCCGCCTGGTGGACCGGTGGTCGCTGGTGATCTGCGAGGCGCTCGCGAACGACCGGCCCGTGCCGCCGTGGGCGCGGACGAGCCTGTCGGAGCTGCCCAAGATCATGGGCCGCAGCGACGGGGTCGCCGGACGCCTGGACTCCGGCACCGTGGACCGCATCGAGGCCGCGGTGCTCGCCGTCCGGGTGGGCGAGAGCTTCGACGCCGTCGTTCTCGGCGTTCGGGGCGACGGCGCGCGCGTGCAGATCGCCGAGCCGCCGGTGTCGGCGAAAGTCGCCGGGCTGACCGCCCCCGCGGGCGCGACGGTGCGACTGCGGCTGGAATCGGTCGACATCGCGTCGGGCACGATCGTCCTCACGCCCTGA
- the ispG gene encoding flavodoxin-dependent (E)-4-hydroxy-3-methylbut-2-enyl-diphosphate synthase — MPAVNLGMPKVPEVLAPRRKSRQIKVGKVLVGGGAPVSVQSMCTTPTTNINATLQQIAELTASGCEIVRVAVPSQDDADVLHIIAKKSQIPVIADIHFQPKYVFQAIDAGCAAVRVNPGNIRKFDDQVGAIAKAAKDAGVSLRIGVNAGSLDPRLLQKYGKATPEALAESARWEASLFEEHDFHDFKISVKHNDPVIMVKAYRLLAEMGDWPLHLGVTEAGPAFQGTIKSATAFGILLGEGIGDTIRVSLSAPPAEEVKVGLQILQSLNLRERRLEIVSCPSCGRAQVDVYSLADSVTEGLKDVTVPLRVAVMGCVVNGPGEAREADLGVASGNGKGQIFVKGQVVKTVPEEEIVATLIEEARRIADEMGPDAALGTAQVVTA; from the coding sequence GTGCCAGCAGTGAATCTCGGGATGCCCAAGGTCCCCGAAGTCCTCGCCCCTCGTCGCAAGTCCCGCCAGATCAAGGTCGGGAAGGTCCTGGTGGGCGGAGGTGCCCCCGTCAGCGTCCAGTCGATGTGCACCACGCCGACCACCAACATCAACGCCACGCTGCAGCAGATCGCCGAGCTCACCGCCTCCGGCTGCGAGATCGTGCGCGTCGCGGTTCCGTCCCAGGACGACGCCGACGTGCTGCACATCATCGCGAAGAAGAGCCAGATCCCCGTCATCGCCGACATCCACTTCCAGCCGAAGTACGTCTTCCAGGCGATCGACGCCGGCTGCGCCGCCGTGCGCGTCAACCCCGGCAACATCCGCAAGTTCGACGACCAGGTCGGGGCGATCGCCAAGGCCGCGAAGGACGCGGGCGTCTCGCTGCGCATCGGCGTGAACGCCGGATCGCTCGACCCCCGCCTGCTGCAGAAGTACGGCAAGGCCACGCCCGAGGCGCTCGCCGAGAGCGCCCGCTGGGAGGCGAGCCTGTTCGAGGAGCACGACTTCCACGACTTCAAGATCTCGGTCAAGCACAACGACCCGGTGATCATGGTCAAGGCGTACCGCCTGCTCGCCGAGATGGGCGACTGGCCCCTTCACCTCGGCGTGACCGAGGCCGGCCCCGCCTTCCAGGGCACGATCAAGAGCGCGACGGCCTTCGGCATCCTGCTCGGCGAGGGCATCGGCGACACCATCCGCGTCTCGCTGTCGGCCCCGCCCGCCGAGGAGGTCAAGGTCGGCCTGCAGATCCTGCAGTCGCTCAACCTCCGAGAGCGCCGGCTCGAGATCGTCTCGTGCCCGTCGTGCGGACGCGCCCAGGTGGACGTCTACTCCCTGGCCGACAGCGTCACCGAGGGTCTCAAGGACGTCACGGTGCCGCTGCGCGTCGCCGTCATGGGCTGCGTCGTCAACGGACCGGGCGAGGCCCGCGAGGCCGACCTCGGCGTCGCCTCCGGCAACGGCAAGGGCCAGATCTTCGTCAAGGGCCAGGTCGTCAAGACGGTGCCCGAGGAGGAGATCGTCGCCACCCTCATCGAGGAGGCGCGCCGGATCGCCGACGAGATGGGTCCCGACGCCGCGCTCGGGACTGCGCAGGTCGTCACGGCCTGA